The Chitinophagales bacterium genome includes a region encoding these proteins:
- a CDS encoding TraR/DksA family transcriptional regulator codes for MKPLSKDESSLKRYSDKDLAEFKELILKKVKYAQEEIAFYQDQIKNSNESETKFASLDDGSLTAQREAMNQIVARQQKLLVHLENALARIENKTYGICRETGKLISKARLKAVPHATLSIEAKKNQK; via the coding sequence CTGAAACCACTCTCTAAAGATGAGTCGTCTTTAAAAAGATATAGCGATAAAGATTTAGCAGAGTTTAAAGAATTGATTTTAAAGAAAGTTAAGTACGCACAAGAAGAAATTGCTTTTTACCAAGACCAAATTAAAAATTCTAACGAAAGCGAAACTAAGTTTGCTAGCTTAGACGATGGTTCATTAACTGCTCAACGAGAAGCCATGAATCAAATTGTAGCTAGACAGCAAAAGTTATTGGTACATTTAGAAAATGCACTCGCTCGTATAGAAAACAAAACTTATGGTATTTGTAGAGAAACTGGCAAATTAATTAGTAAAGCTCGACTAAAAGCGGTGCCACATGCTACGCTGAGTATCGAAGCAAAGAAAAATCAAAAATAG
- a CDS encoding histone H1-like repetitive region-containing protein, with protein sequence MAKVTKKPAAKKTAPAKKAAAKKTAAKKAAPAKKAVAKKAAPAKKAVAKKPAAKKAAPAKKAVAKKPAAKKAAPAKKAVAKKPAAKKAAPAKKAVAKKSAAKKVAPAKKAVAKKPAAKKAAPAKKAVAKKPAAKKAAPAKKAVAKKPVAKKAVAKKKK encoded by the coding sequence ATGGCAAAAGTAACCAAAAAGCCAGCTGCAAAAAAAACAGCTCCTGCAAAAAAAGCAGCTGCAAAAAAAACTGCGGCAAAGAAAGCAGCTCCAGCTAAAAAAGCGGTAGCAAAAAAAGCAGCACCTGCTAAGAAAGCAGTAGCTAAAAAGCCAGCAGCAAAGAAAGCAGCACCTGCAAAAAAAGCAGTGGCTAAAAAGCCAGCAGCAAAGAAAGCAGCACCTGCGAAAAAAGCAGTGGCTAAAAAGCCAGCGGCTAAGAAAGCAGCTCCAGCAAAAAAAGCAGTAGCTAAAAAATCTGCGGCTAAGAAAGTAGCACCTGCAAAAAAAGCAGTAGCTAAAAAGCCAGCGGCTAAGAAAGCAGCTCCAGCAAAAAAAGCAGTAGCTAAAAAGCCAGCGGCTAAGAAAGCAGCTCCAGCAAAAAAAGCGGTAGCTAAAAAACCAGTGGCAAAAAAAGCAGTAGCTAAAAAAAAAAAGTAA
- a CDS encoding isoleucine--tRNA ligase, which yields MKYKEFKQYNASEIEKQIANFWNDEDIFKKSVSTRADSPAFVFYEGPPSANGMPGIHHVLARTIKDIFCRFKTIQGFQVQRKAGWDTHGLPIELQVEKSLGITKKDIGTKITVEDYNKECRKEVMRFKDKWDDLTKRMAYWVDLDDPYITYENKYIESVWYLLKELYKKEFLYKGLKIQPFSPAAGTGLSSAELNMPGAYQDVKDVSCIAQFYIKEQDNLTAKKLFDAADGVLVFLAWTTTPWTLPSNTALAVGKNIDYVQINTINQYTNEKISVVLAKNLVAKYFNAENETKDFSTYQNDGKNIPYYIVNEFKGSDLLNIRYHQLLNYVQPENGDAFKVISGDFVTTEDGTGIVHIAPSFGADDMKVADENGIGSLTLVDRQGKFVDEVTDFAGRYVKDYTDDPNYVDVNVDIVVKLKKENKAFKVEKYEHNYPHCWRTDKPIIYYPLDSWFIKVTAVKDKLIEHNKTINWKPESTGTGRFGQWLENLVDWNLSRTRFWGTPLPIWRTLFDEKNPTEKVQEKCIGSIEELQQEIQKSIDAGIMIESPFKDKDIDLHKPYVDDIILVSDDGKPMYREQDLIDVWFDSGAMPYAQWHFPFENKEAFERNFPADFIAEGVDQTRGWFYTLHAIAVMLFDSVAYKNVVSNGLVLDKEGNKMSKRLGNAVDPFETIEKYGADALRWYMIGNGQPWDNLKFNIEGIVETQRKLFGTLYNSYNFFAIYANVDGFEYNKKQTVPFENRAEIDKWILSRLNNLMATVTDAFEQYEPTRAARAIDDFVIDDLSNWFVRLSRRRFWDSESTQDKKAAFETLFECLLQVSQLMSAIAPYFAEWLYKNLTDDNSSYTEESIHLTHLVKSNDNFIDESLEQRMDYAKSICSLALSLRKKSKIKVRQPLQKILIPVLDKNFAAQIEKVKSLILSEINVKEIELIEDASGIISKKVKPNFKLLGKKLGSKMKEANLLIQAMTNDEITQLEQQGTFGLIIDGESFVITREEVEIISDDIEGWLVATDNGITVALDIHLSDELLAEGYAREIINKVQNERKEMQLEVIDKIIINVQNQLVLNSVVHDFNSYICTETLCEQILFHDNLSNAKAFDINGQNLLMTILKS from the coding sequence ATGAAGTACAAAGAATTTAAACAGTATAACGCTAGCGAAATTGAAAAACAAATTGCCAACTTCTGGAATGACGAAGATATATTTAAAAAAAGTGTAAGTACAAGAGCAGATAGTCCAGCTTTTGTTTTTTACGAAGGACCACCAAGTGCCAACGGAATGCCAGGTATTCACCATGTATTGGCAAGAACTATTAAAGATATTTTTTGCAGATTCAAAACAATACAAGGGTTTCAAGTACAAAGAAAAGCAGGTTGGGATACACATGGTTTGCCAATAGAACTACAAGTTGAAAAATCTTTAGGCATTACTAAAAAAGATATTGGCACAAAAATTACCGTTGAAGATTATAATAAGGAGTGTAGAAAAGAGGTAATGCGTTTTAAAGATAAGTGGGATGATTTAACCAAAAGAATGGCTTATTGGGTTGATTTAGATGATCCATATATTACTTATGAAAATAAATATATAGAGAGCGTATGGTATTTATTAAAAGAATTATATAAAAAAGAGTTTTTATATAAAGGATTAAAAATTCAACCATTTTCTCCAGCAGCAGGAACTGGTTTAAGTTCTGCTGAATTAAATATGCCAGGAGCTTATCAAGATGTAAAAGATGTGTCTTGTATTGCACAATTTTATATTAAAGAACAAGATAATCTAACAGCAAAAAAACTATTTGATGCAGCTGATGGTGTTTTGGTTTTCTTAGCATGGACAACTACTCCTTGGACATTGCCTTCTAATACTGCATTAGCTGTAGGAAAAAATATTGATTATGTTCAAATCAATACAATAAATCAATATACCAACGAAAAAATTTCTGTGGTATTGGCTAAAAATTTAGTAGCTAAATATTTTAATGCAGAAAACGAAACCAAAGATTTTTCTACTTATCAAAATGATGGAAAAAATATTCCTTACTACATTGTTAATGAATTTAAAGGAAGCGATTTACTAAACATTCGTTATCATCAACTACTCAATTATGTGCAACCAGAAAATGGCGATGCGTTTAAAGTAATTAGTGGCGATTTTGTTACTACAGAAGACGGTACAGGTATTGTTCACATTGCTCCAAGTTTTGGTGCAGACGATATGAAAGTTGCAGATGAAAACGGAATTGGCAGTTTGACTTTAGTAGATAGACAAGGTAAGTTTGTTGATGAAGTTACAGACTTTGCTGGCAGATATGTAAAAGACTATACTGATGATCCAAATTATGTTGATGTTAATGTTGATATTGTAGTAAAACTAAAAAAAGAAAACAAAGCATTTAAAGTAGAGAAATACGAACACAACTATCCGCATTGTTGGCGAACAGATAAACCAATTATATATTATCCATTAGATTCTTGGTTTATAAAGGTTACAGCAGTAAAAGATAAATTAATCGAACATAATAAAACAATTAATTGGAAACCAGAAAGTACAGGAACAGGAAGATTTGGTCAGTGGTTAGAAAATTTAGTCGATTGGAATTTATCGCGTACAAGATTTTGGGGAACACCTTTGCCAATTTGGAGAACGCTTTTCGATGAAAAAAATCCAACAGAGAAAGTGCAAGAAAAATGTATTGGAAGCATAGAAGAGTTGCAACAAGAAATTCAAAAAAGTATTGATGCAGGAATCATGATTGAAAGTCCATTTAAAGACAAAGACATTGATTTACACAAACCTTATGTAGATGATATTATTTTGGTAAGCGATGATGGCAAACCAATGTACAGAGAACAAGACTTAATTGATGTTTGGTTTGATAGTGGTGCAATGCCTTATGCACAATGGCATTTTCCTTTTGAAAATAAAGAAGCGTTTGAAAGAAATTTTCCAGCAGATTTTATTGCAGAAGGCGTTGATCAAACTCGTGGTTGGTTTTATACATTACACGCAATAGCAGTAATGTTATTTGATTCTGTTGCTTATAAAAATGTAGTATCTAACGGATTGGTATTAGATAAAGAAGGCAATAAAATGTCTAAGCGATTAGGCAATGCTGTTGATCCATTTGAAACTATTGAAAAATATGGTGCAGATGCTTTGCGTTGGTATATGATTGGCAACGGACAACCTTGGGATAATCTTAAATTTAATATAGAAGGTATTGTAGAAACGCAAAGAAAGTTATTTGGTACGCTATATAACTCGTACAACTTTTTTGCTATTTATGCTAATGTAGATGGATTTGAATACAATAAAAAACAAACAGTTCCTTTTGAAAATAGAGCAGAAATTGATAAATGGATTTTATCAAGATTGAATAATTTAATGGCAACAGTTACAGATGCATTTGAACAATACGAACCAACAAGAGCTGCAAGAGCAATTGACGATTTTGTTATTGATGATTTATCCAATTGGTTTGTTAGATTAAGTAGAAGAAGATTTTGGGATAGCGAATCTACTCAAGATAAAAAAGCTGCCTTCGAAACTTTATTTGAATGCCTACTACAAGTCAGTCAGTTAATGAGTGCAATTGCACCATATTTTGCAGAGTGGTTGTATAAAAATCTAACAGATGATAATTCATCATATACAGAAGAATCTATTCATCTTACACATTTAGTAAAATCAAATGATAATTTTATTGATGAAAGCTTAGAACAAAGAATGGACTATGCAAAATCAATATGTTCATTAGCACTATCACTCAGAAAAAAATCAAAAATAAAAGTAAGACAACCACTACAAAAAATATTAATTCCTGTATTAGATAAAAACTTTGCAGCACAAATAGAAAAAGTAAAATCATTAATCTTATCAGAAATAAATGTAAAAGAAATTGAACTAATAGAAGATGCATCTGGAATTATATCTAAAAAAGTAAAACCAAACTTTAAATTGCTAGGAAAAAAATTAGGTAGCAAAATGAAAGAAGCGAACTTATTAATACAAGCAATGACCAACGATGAAATTACTCAATTAGAACAACAAGGTACATTTGGCTTAATTATTGATGGAGAAAGCTTTGTAATAACTAGAGAAGAAGTAGAAATAATTTCTGATGATATTGAAGGTTGGTTAGTAGCTACAGACAACGGAATTACTGTTGCTTTAGACATTCATCTATCTGATGAACTACTTGCAGAAGGTTATGCAAGAGAAATAATTAACAAGGTACAAAACGAAAGAAAAGAGATGCAATTAGAAGTTATTGACAAAATAATAATAAATGTGCAAAACCAATTGGTTCTCAATAGTGTTGTGCATGATTTCAATTCATATATTTGCACCGAAACTTTATGTGAACAAATTTTGTTTCATGATAATTTATCGAATGCAAAAGCGTTTGATATAAATGGACAGAATTTATTAATGACAATTTTAAAAAGTTGA
- a CDS encoding Txe/YoeB family addiction module toxin — MEIILLPKADEDLEYWIKTGNKSILKKIAELTKSIIENPYAGIGKPEALKYNLAPKWSRRINKEHRLVYLVQDNILYVYSLKGHYE, encoded by the coding sequence ATGGAAATAATATTGCTTCCAAAAGCAGATGAAGATCTTGAGTATTGGATTAAAACAGGAAACAAATCAATCCTAAAAAAGATAGCAGAATTAACCAAATCAATTATAGAAAATCCATATGCTGGTATTGGAAAACCTGAAGCATTAAAATATAATCTTGCTCCAAAATGGTCAAGAAGAATTAATAAGGAACATCGGTTAGTATATCTCGTTCAAGATAATATATTATATGTTTATTCTCTTAAAGGACACTACGAATAA
- the recO gene encoding DNA repair protein RecO codes for MLTKTKAIVLKTTKYADASIIAKVYTEQMGLVSLLFQGVRKSRYNKASIIQPSYIITVDIYLKQNKSLFNVKEFSLANLYLHINNDFSKQAILLFACELLNKSVREQEENQALYNYVEQFFIMIDYSDEKLAHLPLLFFYQLAAYLGFEPLNNYSIHQPYFNMVNGEFEKMPNTRHQNLSIEDSLLMHQFLSFVTSNSFSSLSKINRTKLLDIWTNYYKIHLAEFHSLNSIKILQEVL; via the coding sequence ATGCTTACTAAAACCAAAGCTATTGTATTAAAGACTACAAAGTATGCTGATGCTAGTATCATAGCCAAAGTATATACAGAACAAATGGGTTTGGTTTCGTTGTTGTTTCAAGGTGTACGAAAATCGAGATACAATAAAGCAAGTATTATACAACCATCATATATTATTACTGTAGATATTTATTTAAAACAAAATAAATCATTATTCAATGTAAAAGAATTTAGTTTAGCCAATTTGTATTTACATATCAATAACGATTTTAGTAAGCAAGCTATATTGTTATTTGCTTGTGAATTATTGAATAAAAGTGTACGAGAACAAGAAGAAAACCAAGCACTATACAATTATGTAGAACAGTTTTTTATTATGATAGATTATAGTGATGAAAAGTTAGCACACTTGCCTTTATTGTTTTTCTACCAATTGGCTGCTTATCTTGGATTTGAACCGTTGAATAATTATTCTATTCATCAACCATACTTTAATATGGTAAATGGTGAGTTTGAAAAAATGCCAAATACTCGACATCAAAATTTATCGATAGAAGATAGTTTATTAATGCATCAATTTTTAAGTTTTGTTACTAGCAATTCGTTTAGTAGTTTAAGTAAAATCAATAGAACAAAATTACTAGACATTTGGACAAACTACTACAAAATACACTTGGCAGAATTTCATAGTTTAAACAGCATTAAAATTTTACAAGAAGTTTTGTGA
- a CDS encoding L,D-transpeptidase family protein, translating into MKLLLGFFCLFSIKSCGQNNMQNLSRTEQAALAYHTILVPILQQKEIDTIPNFLFLRAFKKEQQLELWASNSKQLQLIATYKFTAFSGKLGPKHKEGDKQIPEGFYEIDLFNPASQFFLSMRVNYPNKRDKIVNANEAKIGSDIYIHGSNVSIGCIAIGNNKIKELYYICNLYYKKQNKNIPIQIYPCKMTAPNIKALENSFGKTHPYFSLWKPMVQYYQFFEKNHTLINTTVDEKGVYKFVLPTN; encoded by the coding sequence ATGAAACTATTACTAGGATTTTTTTGTTTATTTTCTATCAAAAGTTGTGGACAAAACAATATGCAAAACTTAAGTAGAACAGAACAAGCAGCATTGGCTTATCATACAATATTAGTACCTATTCTACAGCAAAAAGAGATAGATACCATTCCTAATTTTTTATTTCTACGAGCATTTAAAAAAGAACAACAATTAGAACTTTGGGCAAGTAATTCAAAGCAATTACAATTGATTGCTACTTATAAATTTACAGCATTTTCAGGAAAATTAGGACCAAAACACAAAGAAGGCGACAAGCAAATTCCAGAAGGATTTTATGAAATAGATTTATTTAATCCTGCTAGTCAATTCTTTTTATCAATGCGCGTTAACTATCCAAATAAAAGAGATAAAATAGTCAATGCTAATGAAGCTAAAATTGGTTCTGATATTTATATTCACGGAAGCAATGTAAGTATTGGTTGTATTGCAATTGGCAATAATAAGATAAAAGAATTATATTATATCTGTAATTTATATTATAAAAAACAAAACAAAAATATACCTATACAAATCTATCCTTGTAAAATGACCGCACCTAACATTAAAGCACTAGAAAATTCTTTTGGTAAAACGCATCCTTATTTTTCACTTTGGAAACCAATGGTACAATACTATCAGTTTTTTGAAAAAAATCACACACTTATAAATACAACTGTAGACGAAAAAGGTGTTTATAAGTTTGTACTTCCTACAAATTGA
- the lysA gene encoding diaminopimelate decarboxylase gives MQLTNNQYQIGGVSVLDICSEFGTPLYIYDANTIEKNYNRLMNAFKDTRVHIHYACKALSNINVLKYIKSLGAHLDTVSIQEVQLGLKAGFAPQEIMYTPNCVNIDEIRRAVEFGVKINIDNISILEQFGHEYGNSYPVCIRINPHIMAGGNSKISTGHIDSKFGISVYQMRHVERVVKSNQIIVEGLHMHTGSEIKDVDVFLQGADILFNAAKSFPDLQFLDFGSGFKVKYSENDIDTDVEELGKKISERFNQFCKNYGRDLLLIFEPGKFLVSESGFLAVRVNVIKQTMSTVFAGVDSGQNHLIRPMFYDAYHHITNISNPTGTNRIYTIVGYICETDTFGWDRKLNEVKENDILVIHNAGAYGFSMASNYNSRYRPAEVLVKDGKAHLIRRRENLDDLLNTTVEIDL, from the coding sequence ATGCAACTGACTAATAATCAATATCAAATTGGTGGCGTTTCTGTACTAGATATTTGTAGTGAATTTGGTACGCCTTTGTATATCTATGATGCTAATACCATAGAAAAAAATTATAACAGATTAATGAATGCGTTTAAAGACACACGAGTGCATATTCATTATGCATGTAAAGCTTTAAGCAATATTAATGTATTAAAATATATAAAAAGTTTAGGTGCTCATTTAGATACAGTTTCTATACAAGAAGTACAATTAGGACTAAAAGCTGGTTTTGCTCCACAAGAAATTATGTATACGCCAAACTGTGTGAATATTGATGAAATTAGAAGAGCTGTAGAATTTGGTGTAAAAATTAATATAGATAATATTTCTATATTAGAACAATTTGGACATGAATATGGCAACTCTTATCCAGTTTGTATTCGTATTAATCCACATATTATGGCTGGTGGAAATTCTAAAATTTCTACTGGACACATCGATTCTAAGTTTGGTATTTCGGTATATCAAATGCGACATGTAGAACGCGTGGTAAAAAGCAACCAAATAATTGTAGAAGGTTTGCATATGCATACTGGTTCTGAAATTAAAGATGTAGATGTATTTTTACAAGGTGCCGATATTTTATTTAATGCTGCTAAGAGTTTTCCTGATTTACAGTTTCTAGACTTTGGTTCTGGCTTTAAAGTAAAGTACAGCGAAAATGATATTGATACAGATGTTGAAGAGTTAGGTAAAAAAATAAGTGAAAGGTTTAATCAATTTTGCAAAAACTATGGCAGAGATTTATTGTTGATTTTTGAACCAGGAAAGTTTCTAGTGAGTGAAAGTGGTTTTTTAGCTGTAAGAGTTAATGTAATTAAACAAACCATGTCTACTGTTTTTGCTGGCGTTGACTCTGGACAAAATCATTTAATTCGTCCAATGTTCTACGATGCTTATCATCACATTACTAATATCTCTAATCCAACAGGAACGAATAGAATATATACTATTGTTGGATATATTTGTGAAACAGATACTTTTGGCTGGGATAGAAAATTAAACGAAGTAAAAGAAAACGACATATTGGTAATTCACAATGCTGGTGCTTATGGTTTTTCTATGGCATCTAATTATAACTCGAGATATAGACCAGCAGAAGTTTTAGTAAAAGATGGAAAAGCACACTTAATAAGACGCCGAGAAAACTTAGACGATTTATTAAACACTACTGTAGAGATAGATTTGTAA
- a CDS encoding GNAT family N-acetyltransferase, with the protein MQQFIITTAQIKEATEISNILNEVLDEDQHQLFNFKNKINIKEQEDYIRYINNKKGSVFLVASIENKIIGFLDFISDEKNDFGTMGIIIQKAYRQNGIAFKLLSELLKRKTVTTINTEVLATNQPMIHFLQKNNFVLNTTFNKTVDFNNQKLSVLLMARETV; encoded by the coding sequence ATGCAACAATTTATAATTACTACAGCACAAATTAAAGAGGCGACCGAAATCAGCAATATTTTAAATGAAGTATTAGATGAAGACCAACACCAACTGTTTAATTTTAAAAATAAAATAAACATTAAAGAACAAGAAGATTATATCCGATATATAAACAATAAAAAAGGGTCAGTCTTTTTAGTTGCTTCAATAGAAAATAAAATAATAGGTTTTTTAGATTTTATTAGTGATGAAAAAAATGATTTTGGAACAATGGGAATTATAATCCAAAAAGCATATCGTCAGAATGGAATTGCTTTTAAATTATTGTCTGAACTATTAAAGAGAAAAACGGTTACTACTATAAATACAGAAGTCTTAGCTACCAATCAACCAATGATACATTTCTTACAAAAGAACAATTTTGTTCTCAATACAACTTTTAATAAAACAGTAGATTTTAATAATCAAAAATTGAGTGTGTTATTAATGGCACGAGAAACAGTTTAA
- a CDS encoding VTT domain-containing protein, with protein sequence MEIIHFLIELLTNTKEIILGLTSQYPNWIYGILFLIIFVETGLVIMPFLPGDSLLFTVGMICATAASGLNIAIVIPLLIFAAVLGDNVNYFVGKFFSEKMLSIKFKAKPIVKQEWIDQVHEYFEKHGTKTIIIARFMPIVRTITPFVTGIGKMNYTTFLPYDILGGVLWVGSITTIGYFLGNNQFVEDNLEKFILGIVFISVLPMLIKGVQSVLQKKKK encoded by the coding sequence ATGGAAATTATACATTTCTTAATTGAGTTACTAACCAATACTAAAGAAATCATTTTAGGACTAACCTCACAATATCCAAATTGGATTTATGGCATTTTGTTTCTAATTATTTTTGTAGAAACTGGTTTAGTTATTATGCCTTTTCTTCCAGGCGACTCTCTTTTGTTTACTGTAGGAATGATTTGTGCTACAGCTGCTTCTGGACTAAACATTGCTATAGTTATTCCACTACTTATTTTTGCAGCAGTACTAGGAGATAATGTCAATTATTTTGTAGGAAAATTCTTTAGTGAAAAAATGTTGTCTATAAAATTTAAAGCAAAACCAATAGTAAAACAAGAGTGGATAGATCAAGTACATGAATATTTTGAGAAACACGGTACCAAAACTATTATTATTGCTAGGTTTATGCCAATTGTAAGAACCATTACGCCTTTTGTAACTGGTATTGGAAAAATGAATTATACTACTTTTTTACCTTATGATATTTTAGGTGGTGTACTTTGGGTAGGCAGTATTACTACCATCGGTTATTTCTTAGGTAATAATCAATTTGTAGAAGATAATTTAGAAAAATTTATTCTAGGCATTGTATTTATTTCTGTACTGCCAATGCTAATAAAAGGTGTACAAAGTGTACTACAAAAAAAGAAAAAGTAA
- a CDS encoding SDR family oxidoreductase yields the protein MYEKQFEHTSNLKDKRILITGGAGFIGSNIVEYSLQHQSKVTVLDNLATGNIENINPFISNPNFNFINGDIRDKDTCLDACNNIDIVCHQAAIGSVPRSIKDPITSNEVNVNGFVNMLFAAKENNIKRFVYASSSSIYGDEKTLPKKEDKIGNPLSPYAVTKYTNEVYAKVFADCYGMELIGLRYFNVFGPKQDPDGEYAAVMPLFIKALLQNEAPFINGDGEQTRDFTFVHNAVQANVLAMSTTNQEALNQAYNVAVGGRYSINYMYDAIKNILGKDINAIHREARAGDIRDSQADISKAENLLQYQPEFSFEAGLPLTIQYFKNIFK from the coding sequence ATGTACGAAAAGCAGTTTGAACACACTTCTAATTTAAAAGACAAACGAATTTTAATTACTGGTGGTGCTGGATTTATTGGTTCTAATATTGTAGAATATTCATTGCAACACCAAAGCAAAGTTACCGTATTAGATAATTTGGCAACTGGAAATATAGAAAATATAAATCCATTTATAAGCAATCCAAATTTTAATTTTATTAATGGCGACATTAGAGATAAAGACACTTGTTTAGATGCTTGCAACAACATAGACATTGTCTGTCATCAAGCAGCAATTGGTTCTGTGCCTCGTTCAATTAAAGATCCAATTACTAGCAACGAAGTCAATGTAAACGGATTTGTCAATATGTTGTTTGCTGCAAAAGAAAATAATATCAAACGATTTGTCTATGCGTCTTCTTCTTCTATTTATGGCGATGAAAAAACGCTTCCTAAAAAAGAAGACAAAATTGGCAATCCACTTTCGCCATATGCAGTAACTAAATATACGAATGAAGTATATGCTAAAGTATTTGCAGATTGTTATGGTATGGAATTAATTGGACTCAGATATTTTAATGTATTTGGTCCAAAGCAAGATCCAGATGGAGAATATGCTGCAGTAATGCCTTTGTTTATAAAAGCATTGCTACAAAACGAAGCTCCATTTATTAATGGCGATGGTGAACAAACCAGAGATTTTACTTTTGTACACAACGCAGTTCAAGCTAATGTTTTAGCAATGAGTACTACCAATCAAGAGGCATTGAACCAAGCATATAATGTAGCTGTTGGTGGAAGATATTCTATCAATTATATGTATGATGCTATTAAAAATATTTTAGGAAAAGATATTAATGCAATACATAGAGAAGCAAGAGCTGGCGACATTAGAGATTCGCAAGCAGACATTAGCAAAGCAGAAAACTTACTACAATATCAACCTGAATTTTCTTTTGAAGCAGGTTTGCCTTTAACCATTCAATACTTTAAAAACATTTTTAAATAA
- a CDS encoding DUF4403 family protein, whose protein sequence is MSIFDRILGDTSYADIWEQLQKYLFTNKRWLQLLTLKPIEIYKQDTTFEIDTAKVDLSIQSYVENIVQKRIENTRRLLSFNIASWSKNTTNYKFNILLKAKANYKEIGNFFNFHFAKQTYDIEPNRYSIYIDSFTISSVGTKAEIVVPFKIHAKWWKFKRTVDGIATLICSLSFNHPRYTIRTRNLNYTLQTESKMLKWIDSNYHQEIVKSLSDFLVYDFREEIQNAKILAQEQINSFQEGNSWISGTVNDLQLERITIDYDALRGFFLAEGNIEVLR, encoded by the coding sequence ATGAGTATTTTTGATAGGATATTAGGTGATACTTCCTATGCTGACATTTGGGAACAGCTTCAAAAATATTTATTTACAAATAAGCGATGGTTACAACTGCTTACGCTTAAACCTATAGAAATTTACAAACAAGATACTACCTTTGAGATTGACACTGCAAAAGTAGATTTATCTATTCAGTCGTATGTAGAAAATATAGTTCAAAAAAGAATTGAGAATACTAGGCGATTACTAAGTTTTAATATTGCTAGTTGGAGTAAAAATACTACGAATTACAAGTTTAATATCTTACTCAAAGCAAAAGCTAACTATAAAGAAATTGGCAATTTCTTTAATTTTCATTTTGCAAAACAAACTTACGATATAGAGCCAAATAGATATAGTATTTATATAGATAGTTTTACTATATCATCTGTTGGTACAAAAGCAGAAATTGTAGTACCATTTAAAATTCATGCAAAATGGTGGAAATTTAAAAGAACAGTAGATGGCATTGCTACACTTATTTGTTCTTTGTCATTCAATCATCCTAGATATACTATTAGAACAAGAAACTTAAATTATACACTACAAACCGAAAGTAAAATGCTAAAATGGATTGATAGCAATTACCATCAAGAGATAGTAAAATCATTATCTGATTTTTTAGTATATGATTTTAGAGAAGAAATACAAAATGCCAAAATTTTAGCACAAGAACAAATCAATTCATTTCAAGAAGGCAACTCGTGGATTAGTGGTACTGTTAACGATTTACAATTGGAACGAATTACCATAGACTACGACGCACTTCGTGGTTTCTTTCTAGCTGAAGGCAATATAGAAGTATTGCGATAG